The following proteins come from a genomic window of Eretmochelys imbricata isolate rEreImb1 chromosome 11, rEreImb1.hap1, whole genome shotgun sequence:
- the USP40 gene encoding ubiquitin carboxyl-terminal hydrolase 40 isoform X2 → MFGDLFEEDFSFVSNNQCGKGKKPKSKDTEPPAPREFTKLSGIKNQGGTCYLNSLLQTLHFTPEFREALFSLGPEELGSLEDINKPDVKVRIIPLQLQRLFAQLLLLDQQAASTTDLTESFGWNSNEEMRQHDVQELNRILFSALETSLVGTSGHDLINRLYHGTVVNQIVCKECKNVSERQEDFLDLTVAVKDVSGLEEALWNMYVEEEYFENDNLYRCGACNKLVEAAKSAKLRKLPPFLTISLLRFNFDFEKCERYKETSCYTFPIRINLRPFCEQTQLDDLEYMYELFSVIIHKGGCYGGHYHVYIKDVDALGNWQLKEEESKLMTEEKVQKDTENSKEMENPLTILKGILSEEESKQIPVDQLGQKLLEKKGMSWNKKYRKQYGPIRKYLQNHSQIFRLSPDDNKVSLKEMYHKLQFGSDSQGQGLQSSSQNNDVQWTSESLCTVLKDSASGSHWFDLNDSKVQPIKEKDIEKQFQGKESAYMLFYRKSQLKRPSEAQANPRYRVPGHLVNEMDAANIELRKRRMDCDSADSNIDLHLHLGSHYKLYHGTLHPSLSQKESMLDLTIDKRKTLGDLRQSIFQLLEFWEGDIILSTAKSLPAGLHLYQTLDGDEMTLGGIGLADGADVFVWNGKEVGGMEVLSGLDHEPVLLNVLRLAGYNEGGKGQHFIESQHAVPCSAELSTLWKALPLPGGIILMNRSGSDKEVENWKVVPEEDMKKTVRSVGLTDGSSILVLDSHDQSLVNMASGNLTAFTHDISWLQVKNFCQLEAEEKQVKITATIETVMSDIKIKAIQELQLGEDLVNDSCLRPINRNGKLLSPVPEDYTVKEAELKMGSLLGLCHGKAPTSTQLFLYFVVGSDLQGGPEMEIIVEETASVRECLNLMLEKSGLPGDNWHLRRIDWCYEAGEALSEEGARLKELNVCSGDTLVITEGKLPPKGFLKVPIWWYKPLMHFGHQESMQDQMNCMTCMMGALRVSPAGDSPTYVQSDIGLCYAGNVEISGEAFLEDLKIQYVLIWHLLICHVQWP, encoded by the exons ATGTTTGGAGACTTATTTGAAGAGGACTTTTCCTTTGTGTCAAATAATCAATGTGGAAAAGGGAAGAAACCAAAGTCCAAAGATACTGAGCCTCCTGCTCCAAGGGAGTTCACCAAATTAAGTGGTATCAAAAATCAGGGCGGGACCTGCTACCTCAATTCCCTTCTCCAGACTTTGCATTTCACGCCAGAATTTAGAG AAGCACTGTTTTCCCTGGGCCCTGAAGAACTTGGTTCTCTGGAAGATATCAATAAACCTGATGTAAAG GTTCGAATAATTCCATTACAGTTACAACGCTTATTTGCTCAGCTTTTGCTTTTAGATCAGCAGGCTGCATCTACAACAGACCTCACTGAGAGCTTTGGATGGAACAGCAATGAG GAGATGAGACAACATGATGTACAGGAGTTAAATCGGATTCTGTTCAGTGCTTTGGAAACTTCCCTTGTGGGGACTTCTGGCCATGACCTTATTAATCGGTTGTACCATGGGACTGTTGTTAACCAGATTGTTTGTAAGGAGTGCAAGAATGTCAGTGAGAGACAG GAGGATTTTTTAGATCTAACGGTAGCAGTGAAGGATGTATCTGGCTTGGAGGAGGCCCTGTGGAACATGTATGTGGAAGaggaatattttgaaaatgatAACTTGTATCGATGTGGAGCGTGCAACAAATTGGTTGAAGCAGCAAAG TCTGCTAAACTACGTAAGTTGCCGCCCTTTCTTACTATCTCGCTCCTGAGGTTTAACTTTGACTTTGAGAAGTGTGAACGATACAAGGAAACAAGCTGCTATACGTTCCCTATCAGGATTAACCTCAGACCTTTTTGTGAGCAG ACTCAGTTGGATGATTTGGAGTATATGTATGAGCTCTTCTCTGTTATTATACACAAAGGTGGCTGCTATGGAGGACACTACCATGTTTATATCAAAGATGTTGATGCATTAGGAAATTGGCAATTGAAA GAGGAGGAAAGCAAACTGATGACTGAAGAGAAGGTTCAGAAAGATACTGAAAATTCcaaagaaatggagaatccactgaCAATCCTGAAAGGGATTTTATCAGAG GAAGAATCTAAACAAATTCCTGTGGATCAGTTAGGGCAGAAACTATTGGAGAAAAAAGGAATGTCCTGGAACAAAAAATACAGGAAACAATATGGACCAATACGAAAG taTTTGCAGAATCATTCTCAGATATTTCGACTTAGTCCTGATGATAATAAGGTTAGTCTAAAGGAGATGTACCATAAGCTCCAATTTGGGTCAGATTCCCAAGGACAAGGTCTGCAAAGCTCTTCTCAGAACAATGATGTCCAGTGGACTTCAGAAAGTCTATGTACAGTACTAAAGGACAGCGCTTCTGGTTCCCATTGGTTTGACTTGAATGATTCAAAAGTCCAGCCCATTAAGGAGAAGGATATTGAGAAACAATTTCAGGGTAAAGAGAGTGCCTACATGTTGTTTTATCGAAAATCCCAGTTGAAAAGACCATCTGAAG CACAAGCAAATCCAAGATATCGGGTTCCTGGCCATCTCGTGAATGAAATGGATGCTGCCAACATCGAACTGCGGAAGAGAAG gatggaCTGTGACTCTGCAGACAGTAATATTGATTTGCACCTCCATTTGGGCTCTCACTATAAACTTTACCATGGGACCCTACACCCATCGCTTTCTCAGAAGGAAAGTATGCTGGATCTGACTATTGATAAAAGAAAAACCCTAGGAGATCTGCGACAATCAATATTTCAG CTGTTGGAATTTTGGGAAGGAGACATCATTCTCAGTACTGCAAAGTCTCTACCAGCAGGACTTCATCTTTACCAAACACTTGATG GAGATGAGATGACACTGGGTGGCATTGGACTTGCCGATGGAGCAGATGTCTTCGTGTGGAATGGCAAGGAG GTTGGTGGTATGGAGGTGTTATCAGGTCTTGACCATGAACCCGTGCTCCTAAATGTTCTTCGGTTGGCGGGCTATAATGAAGGAGGAAAAGGTCAGCATTTCATCGAATCCCAGCATGCCGTTCCATGCAGTGCAGAACTGAGCACCCTGTGGAAAGCCTTACCATTGCCAGGAGGGATCATCTTAATGAACAGGTCGGGATCTGACAAAGAGGTGGAGAATTGGAAGGTCGTTCCTGAGGAGGATATGAAGAAGACAGTCAGAAGTGTTGGCCTGACAGATGGAAGCTCAATATTAGTTTTAGATAGCCATGACCAAAG CTTGGTGAACATGGCAAGTGGCAATTTGACTGCTTTTACACATGATATCAGCTGGCTACAAGTTAAAAATTTCTGCCAGTTGGAAGCTGAAGAGAAGCAagttaaaattactgcaaccattGAAACA GTGATGTCAGATATCAAAATTAAAGCAATACAGGAGCTGCAATTAGGGGAAGATCTAG TGAACGATAGCTGTCTCAGACCTATTAACAGAAATGGGAAGCTTCTCTCTCCAG TGCCTGAGGATTATACTGTCAAAGAAGCAGAACTAAAGATGGGAAGTCTTTTGGGACTGTGTCATGGAAAAGCTCCAACTTCCACTCAG CTCTTCTTGTATTTTGTTGTTGGGAGTGATCTGCAGGGAGGCCCAGAGATGGAGATAATAGTGGAAGAGACTGCATCTGTGAGAGAG tgtCTAAACTTAATGCTGGAGAAATCTGGGTTACCAG GTGACAACTGGCATTTGAGAAGAATTGATTGGTGCTATGAAGCTGGAGAGGCATTAAGTGAGGAA GGTGCCAGACTGAAGGAGCTTAATGTCTGCAGTGGAGATACTTTGGTCATAACTGAAGGGAAATTGCCACCCAAG GGATTCTTGAAAGTGCCTATCTGGTGGTACAAGCCTTTGATGCACTTTGGACACCAGGAGAGCATGCAGGATCAAATGAACTGCATGACCTGCATGATGGGGGCATTGCGAGTATCTCCAGCAGGAG ATTCCCCAACATATGTCCAGTCAGACATCGGGCTTTGTTATGCAGGCAATGTGGAAATCTCTGGAGAAGCTTTTCTGGAGGATCTGAAAATTCAG TATGTTCTGATATGGCATTTGCTTATATGCCATGTTCAGTG